Proteins encoded together in one Streptomyces sp. NA04227 window:
- a CDS encoding type II toxin-antitoxin system RelE/ParE family toxin yields the protein MSYTVTFTRHAAKALKALEKTTQKRILDALKTLAKEPRAPQHDVKKLKGGAGEYRLRVGDYRVIYTLTDSKLEVTVVDVAHRRDAYS from the coding sequence GTGAGCTACACCGTTACCTTCACGCGGCACGCGGCCAAGGCCCTCAAGGCACTGGAGAAGACAACTCAGAAGAGGATTCTCGACGCACTCAAGACCCTGGCCAAGGAGCCTCGCGCCCCTCAGCACGATGTAAAGAAACTCAAGGGCGGGGCGGGCGAGTACCGGTTACGTGTCGGCGACTACCGCGTGATTTACACGCTCACGGACTCCAAGCTGGAGGTCACGGTGGTGGATGTGGCGCACCGTCGCGACGCCTACAGCTGA
- a CDS encoding NPCBM/NEW2 domain-containing protein — protein MPSRTTKSPFGLGSIRPTNPLAVVTALALAGSLFATATASASTDSPADTTGTKAGTKAGTKADTKADAKAAAGGIATTPPMGWNSWNAYGCDISDAKVREAADAMVSSGMKKAGYQYVIIDDCWSDGRDASGQLVPDSGKFPNGMKAVADYVHAKGLKFGMYAAPMTTTCANYTGSLGHEKQDAATFASWGVDYLKYDWCDSGGTLEEQRERFALMRDALKDTGRPILYNINPGSRHTAEYASKHDFGDYAHSTRIGEDLNTSWWTDGSGPSHYPMGTLNNIDLAAPLSFRSAPQRWNDWDMLQIGNGDMPAGEARAQFSLWAVGGSPLIAGNNIATMNDTTREILTNSALIEVDQSWGGSAGRRISRVGDAEVWAKPLADGDVAVALLNRGNSPRTVSTSAAALNLGGSASYALRDLWTGRTSTSSGPLSAEVPARDAVVYRVERKGSLNAPLPAGEHRAGDMNWAASYNGWGPVERNRSNGEQGAGDGRTLSLGGRTYEHGLGTNAESAVNLWLGGSCETFTAEVGVDDEVGAGRGSVQFGVYGDGKLLAYTEAKSGGEEPTVLSVSVQGVKSLELRVTGTVDGVDYDHADWAGARVSC, from the coding sequence GTGCCCAGCAGAACCACCAAGTCCCCCTTCGGACTCGGATCGATACGTCCAACCAATCCCCTGGCAGTGGTCACGGCCCTGGCGTTGGCAGGGAGCCTGTTCGCCACCGCGACGGCCTCCGCCAGCACCGACTCTCCTGCCGACACCACCGGTACGAAAGCCGGTACGAAAGCGGGTACGAAGGCCGATACGAAGGCCGATGCGAAAGCCGCGGCGGGAGGCATCGCCACCACCCCGCCCATGGGCTGGAACAGCTGGAACGCCTACGGCTGCGACATCAGTGACGCCAAAGTGCGCGAAGCGGCCGACGCCATGGTGTCCTCGGGGATGAAGAAGGCCGGATACCAGTACGTGATCATCGACGACTGCTGGTCCGACGGACGTGACGCATCCGGCCAACTGGTCCCCGATTCGGGCAAGTTCCCGAACGGCATGAAGGCGGTCGCCGACTACGTCCACGCCAAGGGCCTGAAGTTCGGCATGTACGCCGCGCCGATGACCACGACCTGCGCCAACTACACGGGCAGCCTCGGCCACGAGAAGCAGGACGCGGCGACCTTCGCCTCCTGGGGCGTGGACTACCTGAAGTACGACTGGTGCGACTCCGGCGGCACCCTGGAGGAACAGCGCGAACGCTTCGCGCTCATGCGGGACGCGCTGAAGGACACCGGCCGGCCGATCCTCTACAACATCAACCCGGGCTCCCGGCACACCGCCGAGTACGCCTCGAAGCACGACTTCGGCGACTACGCCCACAGCACCCGCATCGGCGAGGACCTGAACACGAGTTGGTGGACCGACGGCAGCGGCCCCAGCCACTACCCGATGGGCACCCTCAACAACATCGACCTCGCGGCCCCGCTGTCCTTCCGCAGCGCCCCGCAGCGCTGGAACGACTGGGACATGCTCCAGATCGGCAACGGCGACATGCCCGCGGGCGAGGCGCGCGCCCAGTTCTCCCTGTGGGCGGTGGGCGGTTCACCGCTGATCGCGGGCAACAACATCGCCACCATGAACGACACCACCCGCGAGATCCTCACCAACTCCGCCCTCATCGAGGTCGACCAGAGCTGGGGTGGCTCGGCGGGCCGCCGCATCAGCCGCGTCGGCGACGCCGAGGTCTGGGCCAAGCCGCTCGCCGACGGCGATGTGGCCGTGGCACTCCTGAACCGCGGCAACAGCCCCCGCACCGTGTCGACTTCGGCCGCCGCCCTCAACCTGGGCGGCTCCGCCTCGTACGCGCTGCGCGACCTGTGGACGGGCCGTACCTCCACCAGCTCCGGCCCCCTCTCGGCCGAGGTACCCGCCCGCGACGCCGTCGTCTACCGCGTCGAACGCAAGGGCTCACTGAACGCCCCGCTCCCCGCCGGTGAGCACCGTGCCGGTGACATGAACTGGGCGGCCTCGTACAACGGTTGGGGTCCCGTCGAGCGCAACCGTTCCAACGGCGAGCAGGGGGCCGGTGACGGGCGCACGCTGTCACTGGGCGGCAGGACGTACGAGCACGGTCTGGGCACCAACGCCGAGTCCGCGGTGAACCTGTGGCTGGGCGGCTCCTGCGAGACGTTCACCGCCGAGGTCGGCGTGGACGACGAGGTGGGTGCCGGACGCGGCAGTGTGCAGTTCGGGGTGTACGGGGACGGGAAGCTGCTCGCGTATACGGAGGCGAAGTCGGGGGGTGAGGAGCCGACCGTGCTCTCCGTGTCCGTACAGGGCGTGAAGTCGCTGGAGTTGCGGGTGACGGGGACGGTGGACGGGGTCGATTACGACCATGCGGATTGGGCGGGGGCGCGGGTGAGTTGCTGA
- a CDS encoding response regulator transcription factor: MRLLIVEDEKRLALSLAAGLTAEGYAVDVVHDGREGLHRAAEGTYDLVILDIMLPGMNGYRICAALRAAGHEMPILMLTAKDGEYDEAEGLDTGADDYLTKPFSYVVLLARVKALLRRRGAGRAPVHRFDGLTVDTAARRVWLDEEEVPFTAKEFAVLEQLVLRAGEVVSKAEILEHVWDFAYEGDPNIVEVYIRTLRRKLGAGLIVTVRGAGYRLEAR, from the coding sequence ATGCGCCTGTTGATCGTGGAGGACGAGAAGCGGCTGGCCCTGTCCCTCGCCGCGGGCCTGACGGCCGAGGGCTATGCCGTGGACGTGGTCCACGACGGCCGGGAGGGCCTGCACCGCGCCGCCGAGGGGACGTACGACCTGGTGATCCTCGACATCATGCTGCCGGGCATGAACGGCTACCGGATCTGCGCCGCCCTGCGCGCCGCGGGACACGAGATGCCGATCCTGATGCTCACCGCCAAGGACGGGGAGTACGACGAGGCCGAGGGCCTGGACACCGGCGCGGACGACTACCTCACCAAGCCGTTCTCGTACGTGGTGCTGCTCGCCCGGGTGAAGGCGCTGTTGCGCAGGCGGGGGGCCGGGCGGGCGCCGGTGCACCGCTTCGACGGCCTGACGGTGGACACGGCCGCTCGCCGAGTGTGGCTCGATGAGGAGGAAGTCCCGTTCACGGCAAAGGAGTTCGCGGTCCTGGAGCAGCTCGTACTGCGGGCCGGTGAGGTGGTGTCCAAGGCGGAGATCCTGGAACACGTCTGGGACTTTGCCTACGAGGGCGACCCGAACATCGTCGAGGTCTACATCCGTACGCTGCGCCGCAAGCTGGGCGCCGGTCTCATCGTCACGGTGCGCGGCGCCGGGTACCGCCTGGAGGCCCGCTGA
- a CDS encoding PepSY domain-containing protein, translating to MKRKLVVATATAALLAGGTATAFAVGGGGGGDDRTASSSRSAQSTAQEHPVTAEEAAAAVADRGKVTGVELDDESGKAVWEVETTSSKGAEQDWNVDATTGKVTADAEDESDDDRDDNRNDKADDRDDQDDKSDDRDDRDDTHEGKDDDQD from the coding sequence ATGAAGCGCAAGCTCGTCGTCGCCACCGCCACCGCCGCGCTGCTCGCGGGCGGCACGGCCACCGCTTTCGCCGTGGGCGGCGGCGGCGGCGGTGACGACCGTACGGCTTCCAGCTCGCGCTCCGCGCAGAGCACCGCGCAGGAGCACCCGGTCACCGCCGAGGAGGCCGCTGCCGCCGTCGCCGACCGGGGCAAGGTCACCGGCGTCGAACTCGACGACGAGTCCGGCAAGGCCGTCTGGGAGGTCGAGACGACCTCGTCCAAGGGCGCCGAGCAGGACTGGAACGTCGACGCCACCACCGGCAAGGTCACGGCTGACGCCGAGGACGAGAGCGACGACGACCGGGACGACAACCGCAACGACAAGGCCGACGACCGGGATGACCAGGACGACAAGTCCGACGACCGGGACGACCGCGACGACACCCACGAGGGCAAGGACGACGACCAGGACTGA
- a CDS encoding cell wall metabolism sensor histidine kinase WalK, translated as MRRRPLASVRARATLAATLVVAVALVVAGFTVLTALRSSLSAEAGNRAESSARDVAAQLAGGRAPARLELPDAEDSPVQVVDDQGRLLAADEDLEAVTGTGTGSVRPQPTRQSRPEPTESARPEGNDSGPDTDDDDANDAGDANDTDDANDDEGDGVTEDGDNDNDNDGETDDDWRGHPGEIDPDAEWSEGTATVDGEKSAYRFAAVHVALPSGEPVTVYAGASLDAEHSANRTALTVMLIGLPVLLLVVGGVTWLVTRRALRPVEGIRSEMAAITASEDLSRRVPEPATHDEVARLARTTNETLAALESSVERQRRFVADASHELRSPIASLRTQLEVAAAHPELLDLDGAVTDTVRLERLAADLLLLARLDAGERPAGTHFDLAQLVAEEAASRPADRTALRLDLEPAEVTGSRGQLAQVLRNLLDNAQRHARTEVTVTLRTEGELVRLSVADDGEGVPEADRDRIFERFVRLDEARTRDDGGAGLGLAIARDVATRHGGTLTVGESPAGGAEFVLVLPGAERGGSDSGVAAGRG; from the coding sequence ATGAGACGCCGGCCGCTCGCCTCCGTACGAGCCCGTGCCACGCTCGCCGCGACCCTCGTGGTCGCCGTCGCCCTGGTGGTGGCCGGGTTCACCGTCCTGACCGCCCTGCGCTCCAGCCTCTCCGCCGAGGCGGGCAACCGGGCCGAGTCCTCCGCCCGCGACGTCGCAGCCCAACTCGCGGGCGGGCGTGCGCCCGCGCGGCTCGAACTGCCCGACGCCGAGGACAGCCCCGTACAAGTCGTGGACGACCAGGGGCGGTTGCTCGCGGCGGACGAGGACTTGGAGGCGGTGACCGGGACCGGCACGGGGTCGGTACGCCCGCAGCCCACGAGGCAGTCCCGCCCGGAGCCCACGGAATCGGCCCGCCCGGAGGGGAACGACAGCGGACCGGACACGGACGACGATGACGCGAATGACGCCGGCGACGCGAATGATACGGACGACGCGAACGACGACGAAGGCGATGGCGTAACCGAGGACGGCGACAACGACAACGACAACGACGGCGAAACGGACGACGACTGGCGCGGCCACCCCGGTGAGATCGACCCCGATGCGGAGTGGAGCGAGGGCACTGCGACCGTCGACGGGGAGAAGTCCGCGTACCGCTTCGCCGCGGTGCATGTGGCGCTGCCCTCCGGTGAACCGGTGACGGTGTACGCAGGAGCCTCCCTGGACGCCGAACACAGCGCGAACCGGACCGCGTTGACGGTGATGCTCATCGGGCTGCCGGTACTTCTGCTCGTCGTGGGCGGGGTGACCTGGCTGGTGACCCGGCGGGCGTTGCGTCCGGTGGAGGGGATCCGCAGCGAGATGGCCGCGATCACCGCCTCCGAGGACCTGTCCCGACGGGTGCCGGAACCGGCCACCCATGACGAGGTGGCCAGGCTGGCCAGGACCACGAACGAGACCCTGGCCGCCCTGGAATCGTCGGTCGAACGCCAGCGCCGCTTCGTCGCCGACGCCTCCCACGAACTGCGCAGCCCCATCGCCTCACTGCGCACCCAGCTCGAAGTAGCCGCCGCCCACCCGGAGTTGCTCGACCTCGACGGCGCGGTCACCGACACCGTACGACTGGAACGCCTCGCCGCCGACCTCCTCCTGCTCGCCCGCCTCGACGCGGGGGAGCGGCCCGCCGGAACACACTTCGACCTCGCCCAACTCGTGGCCGAAGAAGCCGCGTCCCGCCCGGCGGACCGCACCGCACTACGACTCGACCTCGAACCGGCCGAAGTCACCGGCTCCCGCGGCCAGTTGGCCCAAGTCCTGCGGAACCTCCTGGACAACGCCCAGCGGCACGCGCGTACGGAGGTCACGGTCACCCTGCGGACGGAGGGCGAGCTGGTGCGACTCTCGGTGGCGGACGACGGCGAGGGCGTACCCGAGGCGGACCGCGACCGAATCTTCGAACGCTTCGTCCGCCTCGACGAGGCCCGCACCCGCGACGACGGCGGCGCGGGCCTCGGCCTCGCGATCGCGCGGGACGTCGCGACTCGGCACGGCGGAACCCTCACCGTGGGCGAAAGCCCGGCGGGCGGCGCGGAGTTCGTTCTTGTGCTTCCGGGGGCGGAGCGCGGCGGGTCCGATTCCGGAGTGGCAGCGGGGAGAGGGTGA
- a CDS encoding type II toxin-antitoxin system prevent-host-death family antitoxin yields the protein MSDLPDAIEEGDLPGLLKAAIHRAEQGGAITITRNGKPVAALVSIADYEAAENAVDAALARRARPDDDGARFSLDELEAEVLEDGEA from the coding sequence ATGTCCGATCTTCCTGACGCAATCGAAGAAGGCGACCTGCCCGGTTTGCTCAAGGCTGCGATCCACCGTGCCGAGCAAGGCGGGGCCATCACCATCACCAGGAACGGCAAGCCCGTGGCTGCGCTGGTCTCCATTGCCGACTACGAGGCCGCCGAGAACGCGGTGGACGCGGCTTTGGCCCGTAGGGCTCGTCCCGACGACGACGGGGCCCGTTTCAGTCTCGATGAGCTCGAGGCCGAGGTACTGGAGGACGGCGAGGCGTGA
- a CDS encoding DUF397 domain-containing protein: MTRTSADSSVTELAWFKSSFSSSGDPTDCVEVANTPVATHVRDSKTADGPHLTFPATAWSAFLSYATGN, encoded by the coding sequence ATGACCCGCACCTCCGCCGATTCGAGTGTCACCGAACTGGCGTGGTTCAAAAGCAGTTTCAGCAGCAGCGGCGACCCCACCGACTGCGTGGAAGTGGCCAACACGCCTGTAGCCACCCACGTCCGGGACAGCAAGACCGCTGATGGCCCCCACCTCACCTTCCCTGCCACTGCATGGTCGGCCTTCCTCTCGTACGCCACCGGGAACTGA